GTACGCCGCCCTCAATGCCAAGAAGGCCTGACGAGATGGCGCTCGCGCTCGACCACTTCTGGATGCCCTTCACGCCGAATCGCGAGTTCAAGAGCGAGCCGCGCATGTTCGAGCGCGCCGAGGGCGTGCACTACTTCACGCCGGACGGGCGCAAGATCCTCGACGGCTCGTCGGGCCTCTTCTGCACGCCCCTCGGCCACTGCCGCCGAGAGATCGCGGACGCGGTGCACGCACAGCTGCTCACGCTCGACTTCACGCCCACGTTCACGCGCGCGCACCCAAAGGCGTTCTCGTTCGCGTCGCGCGTGGCGGAGTTCACGCCGCGCGGCCTCGACCGCGTGTTCTTCGCGAACTCGGGCAGCGAAGCGGTCGACACCGCGATGAAGATCGCCCTCGCCTACCACCGCGCGCGCGGCGAAGGCCACCGCACGATGTTCATCTCGCGCGAGCGCGCCTATCACGGCGTGAACATGGGCGGCGTCGCGCTCTCCGGCCTCGTCCGCAACCGCGAGAGCTTCGGCAGCGGCGTGCCCGGCGTGGTGCACATGCGGCACACGCACCTGCCCGAGAACCGCTTCACGCGCGGCCTCCCCGAAAAGGGCGTCGAGCTCGCCGACGACATCGCGCGGCTCGGCCAGCTCCACAGCTTCGCGAACATCGCCGCCGTCTTCATCGAGCCGATCGCCGGCTCCACCGGATGCCTGCCTCCGCCGCTCGGCTACCTCGAGCGCGTGCGCGAGCTGTGCACGCAGCACGGCATCTTGCTCGTGTTCGACGAAGTGATTACGGGCTGGGGCCGCACCGGCCGCGCCTTCGCCGCGCAGGAGTTCGGCGTCACTCCCGACCTCATCACCATGGCCAAGGCGATCACCAACGGCGCGCAGCCGATGGGCGCCGTCGCGGCGCGCCGCGACATCCACGACACGATCGTCGAGCGCGGACCGCGCCACGCGCCCGAGTTCTTCCACGGCTACACGTACTCGGCGCATCCCGCCGCGTGCGCCGCCGGCCTCGCCGCGCTCGCGCTGTTCGACGCCGAACGCAGCTTCGAGAGGGCGCGCTCGCTCTCTCCCTACTTCTTGGAGCAAGTGCATTCGCTGCAGAG
The Deltaproteobacteria bacterium genome window above contains:
- a CDS encoding aminotransferase class III-fold pyridoxal phosphate-dependent enzyme → MALALDHFWMPFTPNREFKSEPRMFERAEGVHYFTPDGRKILDGSSGLFCTPLGHCRREIADAVHAQLLTLDFTPTFTRAHPKAFSFASRVAEFTPRGLDRVFFANSGSEAVDTAMKIALAYHRARGEGHRTMFISRERAYHGVNMGGVALSGLVRNRESFGSGVPGVVHMRHTHLPENRFTRGLPEKGVELADDIARLGQLHSFANIAAVFIEPIAGSTGCLPPPLGYLERVRELCTQHGILLVFDEVITGWGRTGRAFAAQEFGVTPDLITMAKAITNGAQPMGAVAARRDIHDTIVERGPRHAPEFFHGYTYSAHPAACAAGLAALALFDAERSFERARSLSPYFLEQVHSLQSLPAVADVRGYGLLAGVDVRTKDDAPGLAGNEVQKRLFDAGLHVKATGDALLLAPAFVSERAHVDEAVGILRDVLGKWA